One window of the Eschrichtius robustus isolate mEscRob2 chromosome 13, mEscRob2.pri, whole genome shotgun sequence genome contains the following:
- the MRPL42 gene encoding large ribosomal subunit protein mL42: protein MALAAVKWAISSRSILKHLFPIQNGALYCVCHKTTYSSLPDDYNCKVELALTSDGRTIVCYHPSVDIPYEHTKPIPRPDPVQNNEETHDLVLKTRLEEKGEHLEQGPMIEQLSKMFFTTKHRWYPRGQYHRRRRKLNPPKDR from the exons ATGGCATTGGCAGCAGTAAAATGGGCGATATCAAGCAGAAGTATCTTGAAACATTTATTTCCAATTCAAA ATGGAGCCTTATATTGTGTTTGTCATAAAACTACGTATTCGTCTCTTCCAGATGACTATAATTG caaagTAGAGCTTGCTTTGACATCTGATGGCAGGACAATAGTATGCTATCACCCTTCTGTGGACATTCCATATGAACACACAAAA CCTATCCCTCGGCCAGATCCTGTGCAGAATAATGAAGAAACACATGATCTAGTGCTGAAAACCAGATTAGAAGAAAAAGGTGAACACTTAGAGCAAGGACCCATGATAGAACAACTTAGCAAAATGTTCTTTACTACTAAACACCGTTGGTATCCTCGTGGACA gtATCATAGACGTCGTAGGAAACTGAATCCTCCAAAAGACAGATGA